Proteins encoded in a region of the Polynucleobacter antarcticus genome:
- a CDS encoding glutathione S-transferase has protein sequence MLPILYSYRRCPYAIRARMALKYAGVQVEHREIVLRNKPQSLLQVSPKGTVPVLCVDDLILDQSLDIMLWALQLSDPDGWAIVDQSIAKAWIEKNDGPFKALLDQYKYPNRYPDINQAEVFHTAIELMLKPIEVALQANPYLMGGKLSWVDVAIFPFIRQFSMVNPEMFAHLPLPLTQRWLSQHLESELFHSVMHQNPSWVD, from the coding sequence ATGCTGCCCATTTTATATTCTTACCGAAGATGTCCTTATGCTATTAGAGCCCGTATGGCCTTAAAGTATGCAGGTGTTCAGGTGGAACATAGAGAGATTGTATTAAGAAATAAACCACAATCTTTGTTGCAAGTATCCCCTAAAGGAACTGTTCCTGTGCTGTGTGTTGATGATCTCATCCTAGACCAGAGCTTGGATATTATGCTTTGGGCACTGCAGCTGTCAGATCCGGATGGCTGGGCAATAGTGGATCAGTCTATCGCTAAGGCTTGGATTGAGAAAAACGATGGGCCATTTAAAGCCTTATTAGACCAATATAAATATCCCAATCGATATCCTGACATTAATCAAGCAGAAGTTTTCCATACTGCCATTGAGCTCATGCTTAAACCTATTGAAGTTGCTTTACAGGCAAATCCATATTTAATGGGAGGAAAATTATCTTGGGTAGATGTTGCAATTTTTCCATTCATCAGACAATTTTCGATGGTTAATCCAGAAATGTTTGCACACCTACCATTACCTCTAACCCAAAGATGGTTAAGCCAACATCTTGAATCAGAACTGTTTCATTCGGTAATGCATCAAAATCCAAGCTGGGTAGACTAA
- a CDS encoding M3 family metallopeptidase, translated as MTTTIAHLPSPELEKNPLISFGKGIATYQEVKPENVAPAIDFLLERAQLAVDKAVSKATAATWDALVEPLEDATETLSRSWSIISHLNSVADTPSLRDAYGQMLPKVTAFFSSLGQNLALYQKFKELNHSADFAMLSIAQKKVIENSLRDFRLGGAELPDLEKPRFAQIQDEQAVLGKAFSDHVLDATDGFIYVVQETSELAGLPGDAIAAAADLAEQKNLQGWAFSLHFPSYYPLMQYSENRPLRRLMYEAYVTRASELASQFGNGKSEWDNTENMLSQLRLRDEEARMLNFDNYAALSLAPKMARDVPEVDQFLRNIATRAKPFAEKDWQELKLFAQSSLNLDNGLEPWDIAFASEKLKQERYAFSENELKQYFPLPKVLEGLFGVIQTLFGVQIKTASLPTWHDDVQSFSVNDVAGEILAHFYLDPYARQGKRGGAWMDDARGRRELPNGEIQTPVAYLVCNFAAPVKVDGILRQPTITHDDVITLFHESGHGLHHLLTQVGALGVSGINGVEWDAVELPSQFMENFCWEWEVLKNMTAHVDTGNALPRDLFDKILAAKNFQNGLATLRQAVFSLTDWRLHSSFNAQKAQGLAVLELSRAIANEYNVIPQAEISRWPNTFSHIFAGGYAAGYYSYKWAEVLSADVYAAFEEAAKLTGSVLDLETGIRYRTEILEVGGSRPAAESFKAFRGREPSIDALLRHGGLVAH; from the coding sequence ATGACTACCACTATAGCCCACCTACCCTCTCCTGAACTTGAAAAAAATCCTTTAATTTCTTTTGGTAAAGGTATTGCTACTTACCAGGAAGTAAAGCCTGAGAATGTAGCGCCTGCCATTGACTTTTTACTTGAGCGCGCTCAATTAGCAGTTGACAAGGCAGTCAGCAAAGCAACTGCAGCAACTTGGGATGCCTTAGTTGAACCTCTAGAGGACGCAACGGAAACCCTTAGTAGATCGTGGAGTATCATTTCTCATTTAAATAGCGTTGCTGATACCCCTTCATTAAGAGATGCTTACGGGCAGATGCTGCCTAAAGTGACTGCTTTTTTTTCAAGCTTAGGACAAAATCTTGCGCTCTACCAAAAATTTAAAGAGTTAAATCACAGCGCTGACTTTGCAATGCTCAGCATTGCGCAGAAAAAAGTTATCGAAAACTCCTTAAGAGATTTTCGTCTTGGCGGTGCAGAACTACCAGATTTAGAAAAACCTCGATTTGCTCAAATTCAAGACGAACAAGCTGTTCTTGGAAAAGCATTTTCAGATCATGTTCTCGATGCCACGGATGGATTTATATATGTGGTGCAAGAGACTTCTGAGTTAGCCGGCCTTCCCGGAGATGCAATTGCGGCAGCCGCTGATCTGGCCGAACAAAAGAATCTACAGGGCTGGGCATTTTCACTGCACTTCCCCTCTTATTACCCCTTAATGCAGTATTCTGAAAACCGTCCTTTACGGCGTCTCATGTATGAGGCCTATGTCACTCGAGCCTCAGAATTAGCATCTCAATTTGGTAATGGTAAATCAGAATGGGATAACACTGAAAATATGCTGTCTCAATTACGGCTGCGAGATGAGGAAGCCCGCATGCTTAACTTTGACAACTATGCAGCCTTGAGCCTAGCGCCAAAAATGGCACGAGATGTTCCTGAAGTAGATCAATTCCTGAGAAATATTGCCACTCGTGCAAAACCCTTTGCTGAAAAAGATTGGCAAGAACTAAAACTGTTTGCTCAGTCGTCACTAAATTTAGATAATGGTTTAGAGCCATGGGATATTGCATTTGCTTCTGAGAAGCTCAAACAAGAACGCTATGCATTTTCTGAAAATGAATTAAAGCAATACTTTCCACTACCAAAAGTTTTAGAAGGTTTATTTGGTGTTATTCAAACCCTATTCGGCGTACAGATTAAGACTGCATCGCTGCCTACTTGGCATGATGATGTGCAATCCTTCTCGGTGAACGATGTAGCTGGGGAAATCCTGGCTCACTTTTATTTGGATCCTTATGCAAGACAGGGCAAACGTGGTGGCGCCTGGATGGATGATGCTCGGGGCCGTCGTGAATTACCCAATGGAGAAATTCAGACGCCGGTTGCGTATTTAGTCTGCAACTTTGCAGCACCCGTAAAAGTAGATGGCATATTGCGTCAACCCACTATTACCCACGATGATGTCATTACCCTCTTTCATGAAAGTGGTCACGGTCTTCATCATCTACTGACCCAAGTAGGCGCCTTAGGTGTCTCAGGAATTAATGGCGTTGAATGGGATGCAGTGGAATTACCTAGCCAATTTATGGAAAACTTTTGCTGGGAATGGGAAGTACTCAAAAATATGACTGCCCATGTTGATACTGGGAATGCATTACCTCGTGACTTATTTGACAAAATCCTAGCCGCAAAAAACTTTCAAAATGGTTTGGCAACCTTGCGCCAAGCTGTTTTCTCATTAACGGACTGGCGCCTTCACTCCAGCTTTAATGCTCAGAAGGCCCAAGGACTCGCCGTTTTAGAACTGTCTAGAGCTATCGCAAATGAGTACAACGTGATCCCTCAAGCAGAAATCTCTCGTTGGCCTAATACCTTTAGCCATATTTTTGCTGGGGGTTATGCGGCCGGGTATTACAGTTACAAATGGGCTGAGGTACTGTCTGCTGACGTCTATGCTGCTTTTGAAGAAGCTGCCAAGCTCACTGGTAGCGTGCTTGATTTAGAAACGGGCATTCGTTACCGTACAGAAATTTTAGAGGTGGGTGGCAGCCGCCCTGCTGCAGAATCTTTCAAAGCCTTTCGGGGGCGTGAGCCTAGTATTGATGCCTTGTTGCGTCACGGTGGCTTGGTAGCGCACTAA
- the xth gene encoding exodeoxyribonuclease III, protein MTKSVRIAAWNVNSLKVRLPHVLTWLQSQEKAQKPIDALCLQELKLTDDKYPHRELEDAGYLSFSAGQKTYNGVAIILRRAALAPMASDVESAFLKPVRNIPHHIDEQQRILAATVCFKGMQPMRLVSAYFPNGQSPDSDKFVYKLAWLSALEAWLKNELSQNSRLALLGDFNIAPHDLDVHDPAKWIGQNLVSPQERAAFDQLIGLGLADSFRMFEQAPKSFSWWDYRMMGFRRNAGMRIDHILLSQALQEKCIASIIDKEPRTWEQPSDHAPVIAEIEA, encoded by the coding sequence ATGACTAAATCTGTTCGCATAGCTGCTTGGAATGTGAATTCGTTGAAAGTACGTTTACCGCACGTATTAACTTGGTTGCAGAGCCAGGAAAAAGCACAGAAACCTATTGATGCACTATGTCTTCAAGAGCTTAAACTCACGGATGATAAATATCCTCATCGCGAGCTGGAAGATGCGGGCTACTTAAGTTTTTCAGCCGGACAAAAAACCTATAACGGGGTGGCTATTATTCTGCGTCGTGCTGCCTTAGCTCCCATGGCCTCAGACGTGGAGTCTGCATTTCTCAAGCCAGTCCGCAATATTCCTCATCATATCGATGAGCAGCAACGTATTCTGGCTGCGACAGTTTGTTTTAAGGGGATGCAGCCTATGCGGCTAGTATCAGCCTATTTCCCCAATGGTCAGTCGCCCGATAGTGATAAATTTGTGTATAAGCTAGCATGGCTTAGCGCACTTGAAGCCTGGCTGAAGAATGAACTTTCTCAGAATAGCCGCCTGGCTTTATTGGGCGATTTTAATATTGCACCGCACGACCTAGATGTGCATGACCCCGCTAAGTGGATTGGTCAAAATCTAGTATCCCCTCAAGAGCGCGCAGCCTTCGATCAATTAATTGGTCTAGGTTTAGCAGATTCTTTCCGTATGTTTGAGCAAGCACCCAAATCATTTAGTTGGTGGGATTATCGAATGATGGGCTTTAGACGTAATGCGGGCATGCGGATCGATCATATTCTTTTGAGTCAAGCCCTTCAAGAAAAATGCATAGCCAGCATCATCGATAAAGAGCCGCGCACTTGGGAGCAGCCCTCAGATCATGCCCCTGTCATCGCCGAAATCGAAGCATAA
- the ntrC gene encoding nitrogen regulation protein NR(I), translating to MKTVWIVDDDQSIRWVLEKALTRENIPHKSFSNPNDVLDALEKEVPQVLISDIRMPRGNGLDLLQNVKETHPLLPIIIMTAYSDLDSAVSALQGGAFEYLTKPFDINKAIELIRRAIEQGERNQSSSKDVNGWRQDSTEIIGQAPAMQEVFRAIGRLAQSHSTVLITGESGTGKELVAQALHKHSPRAKGPFISFSTAAVPKDLLESELFGHERGAFPGAMTLRRGRFEQADGGALFLDEIGDIPLDLQTRLLRALTDGHFYRVGGQDPIKANVRIIASTHHHLEARVASGDFREDLLHRLNVIRLRMPPLRERAEDIPVLARHFMLSCAKSLGVEPKKLSDEVLSEIGVMPFPGNVRQLENLCHWLTVMTASNVIVVSDLPSDILTQANEQPMLLQGDITTAAPSTPKGYVIDWETGLSRLAVKMLQDGEVEVYDALSSKFEKAVLQAALEVTRGRRVEAAQRLGIGRNTITRKLQELGIND from the coding sequence ATGAAAACAGTTTGGATCGTGGATGATGATCAGTCCATTCGCTGGGTACTAGAAAAGGCGCTGACTCGTGAAAATATTCCCCATAAAAGTTTCTCTAATCCGAATGATGTGTTGGATGCCTTAGAAAAAGAAGTGCCCCAGGTATTAATTTCTGATATTCGTATGCCCCGAGGCAATGGCTTAGACCTTTTGCAGAATGTTAAAGAGACTCACCCTTTGCTACCTATCATTATCATGACTGCATATTCAGATTTAGACTCTGCGGTATCAGCTTTGCAAGGAGGCGCATTTGAGTACCTTACTAAGCCGTTCGATATCAATAAAGCAATAGAGCTGATTCGTCGCGCCATCGAGCAGGGCGAGCGCAATCAGTCTAGCAGTAAGGATGTAAATGGCTGGAGACAGGACTCTACAGAGATCATTGGTCAAGCGCCAGCGATGCAAGAAGTCTTTCGTGCTATTGGGCGTCTAGCGCAGTCACATTCCACTGTTTTAATTACTGGCGAATCAGGGACTGGTAAAGAGTTGGTTGCCCAAGCATTGCATAAGCATAGCCCTCGTGCTAAAGGTCCGTTTATCTCATTTAGTACGGCAGCAGTACCCAAAGATTTATTAGAATCGGAGTTATTTGGTCATGAGCGGGGAGCTTTTCCTGGAGCTATGACTTTACGTCGTGGACGCTTTGAGCAGGCTGATGGTGGCGCTCTGTTCTTAGATGAGATTGGGGATATTCCTTTGGATCTGCAGACGCGTTTATTGCGTGCCTTAACGGATGGACACTTTTATCGTGTTGGCGGTCAAGATCCTATTAAGGCGAATGTCCGTATTATTGCCTCGACGCATCATCATTTAGAGGCACGGGTTGCTTCAGGCGATTTTCGTGAGGATCTTCTGCATCGACTCAATGTCATTCGCCTGCGTATGCCTCCATTGCGAGAGCGTGCTGAAGATATCCCTGTGTTAGCTCGCCATTTTATGTTGTCCTGCGCTAAATCCTTAGGCGTTGAGCCCAAGAAGTTATCTGATGAAGTTCTGTCGGAAATTGGAGTAATGCCGTTTCCTGGCAATGTCCGACAGTTAGAAAATTTGTGCCATTGGTTAACGGTGATGACTGCATCTAATGTAATTGTTGTAAGCGATCTGCCGTCAGATATATTGACTCAAGCTAATGAGCAGCCCATGTTGTTGCAAGGAGATATAACAACAGCTGCTCCTAGTACACCAAAAGGGTATGTTATAGATTGGGAGACTGGCTTAAGTCGTTTGGCGGTGAAGATGCTTCAGGATGGCGAAGTCGAGGTATATGACGCCTTGTCATCTAAGTTTGAGAAGGCTGTTTTACAGGCAGCGCTTGAAGTTACCCGCGGAAGAAGAGTAGAAGCCGCGCAGCGCCTAGGGATAGGTCGAAATACGATTACTCGGAAACTGCAGGAGTTAGGCATTAATGACTAA
- the glnL gene encoding nitrogen regulation protein NR(II), translated as MRNSFKGAASAAPFFPTLLDQLPNAIVVFEAENQQLIYVNAAAESALDLSRKSLEGQSVHDLFGSNESLNHMIQEIKAGHFSAQRQEMVLHSLPGSIHQDAIPAHVVVASLEDPALIMMEWFPIDQQLRSERDERVSQQVEANKQLMRNLAHEIKNPLGGIRGAAQLLEYELPEKGLREYTQVIIKESDRLQDLVDRLLAPHRKPHAMESFNVHEVLERVRSLVLAEFPKGLKIIRSYDTSLPEILGDREQLIQAVLNIAHNAAQALSSEIREGIAQIELKTRVARSVTISKQRYKMAMDLHVIDNGPGVAEDIRERIFFPLVSGREGGSGLGLTLAQTFVQQHQGFIACESSPGRTDFHIQIPYRRQEKS; from the coding sequence TTGCGCAATTCGTTCAAAGGGGCAGCTTCGGCTGCTCCTTTTTTTCCGACATTGCTTGATCAGCTGCCAAATGCCATCGTGGTGTTTGAGGCGGAGAACCAACAATTGATTTATGTGAATGCTGCAGCTGAGTCAGCTCTAGATCTCTCTCGTAAATCACTTGAGGGTCAATCTGTTCATGATTTATTTGGCTCAAATGAATCGCTCAATCATATGATTCAAGAGATAAAGGCGGGGCATTTTTCTGCACAACGCCAGGAGATGGTATTGCATTCCCTTCCTGGAAGCATTCACCAAGATGCGATACCTGCCCATGTCGTGGTCGCTAGTCTGGAGGACCCAGCACTGATCATGATGGAGTGGTTTCCGATTGATCAGCAGCTGCGTAGTGAGCGTGATGAGCGTGTATCGCAACAAGTAGAGGCCAATAAACAATTAATGCGTAATTTGGCTCATGAGATTAAAAATCCTTTAGGGGGTATTCGTGGGGCAGCGCAACTTTTAGAATATGAGCTTCCAGAAAAAGGCTTACGTGAGTACACCCAAGTCATTATTAAAGAATCTGATCGTCTTCAGGATCTCGTAGATCGCTTGCTTGCTCCTCATCGTAAGCCGCATGCTATGGAGTCATTTAATGTTCATGAGGTTCTGGAAAGAGTACGTAGCTTAGTGCTTGCTGAATTTCCTAAGGGATTGAAGATTATTCGTAGCTACGATACTAGCCTTCCAGAAATACTAGGTGATCGTGAGCAGTTGATTCAGGCGGTATTAAATATTGCCCACAATGCGGCGCAAGCACTTTCTAGTGAAATTCGGGAAGGCATTGCTCAAATAGAGCTTAAAACTCGAGTAGCTCGATCTGTAACGATTTCAAAACAGCGCTATAAGATGGCGATGGATTTACATGTCATCGATAACGGGCCTGGTGTAGCAGAAGATATTCGTGAGCGCATTTTTTTCCCATTAGTTTCAGGTAGAGAAGGCGGTAGCGGTCTCGGTTTAACCTTAGCGCAAACTTTTGTGCAGCAACACCAGGGCTTCATTGCCTGTGAGAGCAGTCCTGGTCGGACTGATTTTCATATCCAAATTCCATATCGTAGGCAGGAGAAATCATGA
- the glnA gene encoding type I glutamate--ammonia ligase: protein MTKTVADVMKLVKEKECTFVDFRFVDTKGKEQHTTVPISHFDEDKFESGHAFDGSSIAGWKGIEASDMLLMPDPTACYIDPFYEEPTLVITCDVIEPSDGKGYDRDPRSIAKRAESYLKSTGLGDTAYFGPEPEFFIFDGVRWGADMQGCFVKIDSEEAPWSSGAEIEGGNPGHRPGKKGGYFPVAPVDTFHDMRSEMCLILESLGIPVEVHHHEVAGQGQNELGTRFSTLVQRADWTIWQKYVIQNVAHAYGKTATFMPKPVVGDNGSGMHVHQSIWKNGENLFAGNGYAGLSEFALFYIGGIIKHAKALNAITNPGTNSYKRLVPGFEAPVKLAYSARNRSASIRIPHVANAKGRRIETRFPDPLANPYLCFAALMMAGLDGVQNKIHPGEAADKNLYDLPPEEDAKIPTVCASLEEALAALDKDREFLTRGGVFTDSMIDAYIDLKMEDVTRFRMTTHPIEFDMYYSL from the coding sequence ATGACGAAGACCGTCGCCGATGTGATGAAGTTAGTTAAAGAGAAAGAATGTACTTTCGTTGATTTTCGCTTTGTAGATACAAAGGGTAAGGAGCAGCACACAACGGTACCTATTTCGCATTTTGACGAAGATAAATTTGAGAGTGGTCATGCATTTGACGGCTCTTCTATTGCTGGCTGGAAAGGAATTGAAGCATCTGACATGCTTTTAATGCCTGATCCAACTGCATGCTATATCGATCCATTTTATGAAGAGCCAACACTCGTTATTACCTGTGATGTGATTGAGCCATCCGATGGCAAAGGTTACGACCGGGATCCACGCTCTATTGCGAAGCGTGCTGAGTCATATCTCAAAAGTACCGGTTTAGGCGATACAGCCTATTTTGGCCCAGAGCCAGAATTTTTTATCTTTGATGGCGTCCGTTGGGGTGCTGATATGCAAGGCTGTTTTGTGAAGATTGACTCTGAAGAGGCCCCATGGTCTTCAGGCGCAGAAATCGAAGGCGGTAATCCAGGTCACCGTCCAGGTAAGAAGGGTGGCTACTTTCCAGTTGCACCAGTAGATACTTTCCATGACATGCGCTCTGAAATGTGTTTGATTTTGGAGTCATTAGGTATTCCTGTTGAAGTTCATCACCATGAAGTTGCTGGCCAAGGTCAAAATGAATTGGGTACAAGGTTTAGTACTTTGGTACAACGTGCCGACTGGACAATTTGGCAAAAATACGTCATCCAAAACGTGGCGCATGCTTATGGCAAGACGGCAACCTTTATGCCTAAGCCAGTGGTGGGCGATAACGGTTCAGGCATGCACGTTCACCAATCTATTTGGAAGAATGGTGAGAATTTGTTTGCCGGTAACGGTTATGCTGGCTTATCTGAATTCGCCTTGTTTTATATCGGCGGCATCATTAAGCATGCGAAAGCACTGAATGCGATTACAAATCCAGGCACAAACTCCTATAAGCGTTTGGTCCCAGGTTTTGAGGCGCCTGTAAAGTTGGCTTACTCTGCTCGTAATCGCTCCGCTTCAATTCGTATTCCGCACGTTGCGAATGCGAAGGGTCGTCGTATTGAAACGCGTTTTCCTGATCCATTAGCTAACCCCTACCTTTGCTTTGCTGCATTGATGATGGCTGGTTTAGATGGCGTACAGAACAAGATTCATCCAGGCGAAGCTGCTGACAAGAACTTGTATGACTTGCCACCAGAAGAAGATGCGAAGATTCCAACTGTTTGTGCCAGCTTAGAAGAAGCTTTGGCGGCATTGGATAAAGATCGTGAGTTCTTGACTCGTGGTGGCGTGTTTACTGACTCTATGATCGATGCATATATCGACTTGAAGATGGAAGATGTGACCCGTTTCCGCATGACGACTCATCCGATTGAATTCGATATGTACTACTCCCTGTAA
- a CDS encoding competence/damage-inducible protein A, giving the protein MADEVIRGSLDSSELKPPRFGLIVIGDEILSGRRQDKHLSKLIELLNERGLSLSWAKYVADDPAQITATLKESFASGDVVFSTGGIGTTPDDHTRKCAALALGTKTELHPQAQELIAGRIRSMADGDPVKANLNSPENQHRFKMGEFPLGSEIIPNPYNQIPGFRIQEHYFLPGFPVMAAPMMAWCLDTLYKEYFHQEDWREKSFIVPKGVESTLTPLMEQIETIHPGIKVFSLPSVGDSNKGGVYADRHIELGVKGIAHLLEPAWIALRHGTEALGYKIHDISHL; this is encoded by the coding sequence ATGGCTGATGAAGTGATACGAGGGAGTCTTGATTCATCCGAGCTAAAGCCGCCTCGGTTCGGCTTAATTGTGATTGGTGATGAAATTCTTTCTGGACGTCGTCAAGATAAGCATCTCAGTAAATTGATTGAGCTCTTAAATGAACGTGGTTTGAGTCTATCTTGGGCAAAGTATGTTGCAGATGACCCAGCACAAATTACGGCTACCTTAAAAGAAAGCTTTGCCAGTGGCGATGTGGTGTTTAGTACGGGTGGGATTGGTACTACTCCCGACGATCACACTCGCAAATGTGCCGCGCTAGCTTTGGGTACAAAAACTGAACTACATCCTCAGGCTCAAGAGCTGATAGCAGGCCGTATTCGATCGATGGCAGATGGCGATCCTGTTAAAGCTAATCTGAATTCTCCAGAAAATCAACATCGTTTCAAGATGGGTGAATTTCCATTGGGCAGTGAAATTATTCCTAACCCGTATAACCAAATTCCGGGCTTTCGTATTCAAGAACATTATTTTTTGCCAGGATTTCCAGTCATGGCTGCTCCCATGATGGCTTGGTGTTTGGATACTCTCTACAAAGAGTATTTTCATCAAGAGGATTGGCGAGAGAAAAGTTTTATTGTCCCCAAAGGAGTTGAATCTACTTTGACGCCATTGATGGAGCAGATTGAAACAATTCACCCTGGCATCAAAGTGTTTAGTTTGCCTTCGGTGGGTGACTCTAATAAAGGGGGCGTCTATGCTGATCGCCATATTGAACTTGGGGTTAAGGGAATCGCTCATCTTTTAGAGCCTGCATGGATTGCATTGCGTCATGGCACAGAAGCCTTAGGTTATAAAATTCATGACATTTCCCACTTATAA
- a CDS encoding EI24 domain-containing protein, giving the protein MQQVIKAFGLALIGTMHPKMLWLSLRPFLLVSILWGCFIWLTWTPALEMLSIFLTTSIFTSWIQEGLIWAGFENARAWIAPLFFVMLLIPIIAISLLVLIAFTTVPAIIRRVTRQHTYQDLDKKNGGGFFGSVVYTLWSVLICLALVMLTLPVWWVPPFVAILPPLLWGWLTMRLMSYDVLAQHASAEERDILLLKYRWPLLAMGIFSGMLGAVPTFFWATSALALVLFPIVSFVALWVYSIIFVFAALWFAHFLLQALKDLRAQELENSLNIEARVIDGEFLNHG; this is encoded by the coding sequence ATGCAGCAAGTCATCAAAGCATTTGGCTTAGCGCTGATTGGTACGATGCATCCAAAAATGCTTTGGTTAAGCTTACGTCCATTTTTGCTAGTGTCCATTTTGTGGGGCTGTTTCATTTGGCTGACCTGGACACCAGCATTAGAAATGCTCAGTATTTTTTTAACCACTTCTATTTTTACTAGCTGGATTCAGGAGGGGTTAATTTGGGCGGGCTTTGAAAATGCCCGTGCCTGGATTGCACCCCTCTTTTTTGTCATGCTACTTATTCCTATTATTGCCATTAGCCTTTTGGTACTCATCGCCTTTACTACTGTGCCTGCGATTATTAGAAGAGTTACCAGGCAGCATACTTATCAGGACCTAGATAAGAAAAATGGTGGAGGATTTTTTGGCAGCGTGGTGTATACATTATGGTCAGTATTGATTTGTTTGGCGTTGGTGATGTTGACGCTGCCAGTTTGGTGGGTGCCTCCGTTTGTAGCTATTTTGCCGCCTTTACTGTGGGGTTGGCTGACAATGCGTTTAATGTCTTATGACGTATTAGCTCAGCACGCAAGTGCTGAAGAGCGTGATATTTTGCTGTTGAAATATCGTTGGCCCTTACTCGCAATGGGCATTTTTTCTGGCATGCTTGGTGCAGTACCCACTTTTTTCTGGGCAACCTCTGCCTTAGCGCTGGTGCTATTTCCAATTGTGAGTTTTGTTGCCTTGTGGGTTTACTCTATTATTTTTGTTTTTGCAGCACTCTGGTTTGCCCATTTCTTATTACAAGCTCTAAAAGATTTACGAGCGCAAGAGTTGGAGAATTCTTTAAATATTGAAGCGCGGGTAATTGATGGGGAATTTTTGAATCATGGCTGA
- a CDS encoding sterol desaturase family protein: MEFNSVTSFISAAYASVQEFLYAHLVEPMLYQFNLMPWAEDVFDGMDWFLLGCIQIFLIVIVLRNWEKLAPAEVQENVGKSSKADIFYTLFHRLGIFHGIFFIVLSGFFFQMDALLHDFRFSRLNVESWYPPLTAIPLISFCIYLVLLDFVEYLYHRASHLFNWWWQLHALHHSQTVMTAWSDDRNHIVDDILHAAVFSLFALLFGVSPGQFILLVVLSQLIQSWQHSNIKVHLGLFQYLLVSPLFHRMHHAVGYGHEAKGKPGVLGGCNFGVLFPWWDMLLKTAIFSKEVHPTGVRDLSFSHQIFVQQWQSLKHAVRVLFPNYK; this comes from the coding sequence ATGGAGTTTAATTCTGTCACTTCCTTCATCTCCGCTGCATATGCTAGCGTTCAAGAGTTCTTGTACGCGCATCTTGTGGAGCCGATGTTGTATCAGTTTAATTTAATGCCATGGGCAGAAGATGTCTTTGATGGAATGGACTGGTTCTTGCTCGGCTGTATCCAGATTTTTCTGATTGTTATTGTGCTGCGTAATTGGGAGAAATTGGCGCCAGCTGAAGTGCAAGAGAATGTAGGAAAATCTTCTAAAGCAGATATCTTTTATACGCTATTTCATCGATTAGGTATTTTTCACGGCATATTCTTCATTGTTCTATCTGGATTCTTCTTTCAGATGGATGCACTCTTACACGACTTCCGTTTTAGTCGATTAAACGTAGAGTCTTGGTATCCGCCATTGACTGCTATTCCTCTAATTAGTTTTTGTATTTACTTAGTTTTGCTTGATTTTGTGGAGTATCTCTATCATCGAGCTTCACACCTATTTAATTGGTGGTGGCAGTTGCATGCTCTTCACCATAGCCAGACAGTGATGACGGCATGGTCCGATGATCGGAATCATATTGTTGATGACATCTTGCACGCGGCAGTATTTTCTCTCTTTGCATTACTGTTTGGCGTATCGCCAGGTCAATTCATCTTGCTGGTAGTACTCAGCCAACTCATACAAAGCTGGCAGCATTCAAACATCAAGGTACACCTTGGCCTCTTTCAATATCTTTTAGTTTCACCGCTATTTCATCGTATGCATCATGCAGTAGGCTATGGTCACGAAGCAAAAGGTAAGCCTGGAGTGTTAGGGGGCTGTAATTTTGGTGTACTGTTTCCTTGGTGGGACATGTTGTTAAAGACGGCTATTTTTTCTAAAGAAGTTCATCCCACTGGCGTACGAGACTTATCTTTTTCTCATCAAATATTTGTGCAGCAGTGGCAAAGTTTGAAGCATGCTGTACGCGTGCTTTTTCCAAACTATAAATAG